The nucleotide window ACCTTTCTGCTAAACTCATTCACGCCCGGGTAAACAATAAGCAAAGTCCAACATTTCCATTTTCAGCTTACCATTAATTGAAGcctgaaggagacaaaagtaCCTCAGGGCCAAATGAAGTTAGACTCAATGAAACCTAAGTCTCTTGGTTGTCCCGAGGAGGTATTCTTCCGTCCGTAAGCCTGTCCCCCAAAGAAGACACACATAACagtcggaaaacaaaacaaccaaaatgagGCAGGATTGGAAGGGACGAATTTCAATATTTAAGTAAATCTTGGAAGAAAATAAACCAGCCAAGGAAAATGCAAGTGTTCCTACTGAGAAATGCCATAGCTGTTCCAGCTTTCCCAGGATCTGCAGGTGTCAAGCATGGCAGAAACATGGCGCGTAGAGCCGAGGTCCGTGGCTGCTGGAAACTTTTAGAACAGGCGCGGCGCCATGGCAGCGGCGGAGGTGCCCGCGGCCTCGATGGGCTTCACTGAGTTGTAGTGCTCCCCGAACTCACAGGCGTAGTGCAGATAGACCAGTGTGATCGGCTTCCGGGTGTACTCCTCCCCGATCACAATGGTGGGCGAGTTGGCCTGTATCACCTCGATGGGGGTCTGCAGGACATGCGACATGGCTCTCAATTCCAGCTGGCCACCCCACAATGACCTGTGCACGATGTCATCGCAGTACCTCAGGAAGTCCTCACGGGTGTAGAAGTTGCCGGCCTCGGGTTCCGTGAAGAAAGGTAAGAAGTCATCAATGTGTTTCTTCATATAGTAGGCCGTGCGGTAGCGCAGGCTCTCCACAGTCACCGAGAACACCAGCTGGTCTTGGATGGCACGGTACATGCAATGGCCGTCGGCAGGGATGGGCTTCATCTCCAGACTTCTAGCCGCCAAAATGGCAGcgaccttttcttcctcctcgcGGCGGTAGGCGGCCTGCTCTTCGCTCTGGGCCACTGGGATCCTCTGCGGGCGTTGTCTCTGCAGGTTAGCTCTTCGCTCACGCCTTTTCCGGGCCTTCGATGGGCGTGGGGGCACATTTTCAAGGTTCATCTTTTTGAGGTTGGCTGCAATCGACTCCACGCTGGTGTCAGGCTCTTCTTgaaatctctccagttcctgacGGTGCCTCTGCTCCATCTCGGCCCTGAGACGGGCAGTATCAGCAAACACCTGCTTTCTTCTGTTCCTGTCATTTTTCGGGACAGAACTTTCGAGGGCCTGGATGTGAGCTTGCAGCTCTCTTTTTTCGCGATAATGGCGGCGGATCACCCGTTGGAATTCGGTCTCGGGGTCATCCATTATCGCAGTGGAAGGCGAGAATTGTAGTTGGAAGGAAGCTGGAACAGTTCAAATCACCAGACCGCCTCACAGAACCGCCGTCCGAGGGACCAGACCGCCTCACAGAACTGCTGCCCTAGGGACCAGACCGCCTCACAGGAACCGCTGCCCGAGGAAGCTGTGGCACTCTCgacaggtgagatttataatGTCAACATAACAAGTAATTTATCAATACAAGACAACAGCTTTTTAACTTATACCATGTATGGTATtatgcaaggcttatgtgatttccaTCCTACATCCCTATATTTCATTCCAGGGATTagctttgtatttcatattttcacctttaaaaatggtttgataactaatgagccatgaatgaggcactttaagactgataatgaccagctgaaaggaaaaatcggcactctggagaaggatacaaccaatttgaTGGCCCAAACCCAGTCAATGATGGAGGgtgaagagacactgtctgaGAGAATTCAAGCTGTTGAATGTATTAAGCAAAATCTGTTAAACAGTTAGGATAGATTGATGGATAGAGTGTCTGTCCATGAAGGTAATatgtatgccataaaaattatgtccaagatCCAGAGTAAGCGATCTCCACTGAAACAGGTAC belongs to Microtus pennsylvanicus isolate mMicPen1 chromosome 13, mMicPen1.hap1, whole genome shotgun sequence and includes:
- the LOC142834433 gene encoding OTU domain-containing protein 6A-like yields the protein MDDPETEFQRVIRRHYREKRELQAHIQALESSVPKNDRNRRKQVFADTARLRAEMEQRHRQELERFQEEPDTSVESIAANLKKMNLENVPPRPSKARKRRERRANLQRQRPQRIPVAQSEEQAAYRREEEEKVAAILAARSLEMKPIPADGHCMYRAIQDQLVFSVTVESLRYRTAYYMKKHIDDFLPFFTEPEAGNFYTREDFLRYCDDIVHRSLWGGQLELRAMSHVLQTPIEVIQANSPTIVIGEEYTRKPITLVYLHYACEFGEHYNSVKPIEAAGTSAAAMAPRLF